Part of the Flagellimonas eckloniae genome, CTTCTGCTTGTAATTGATTAGCATACTCAATATTCGCTTGTTCATCAAAACGGGCCTGTAATTCTATCTGTACGGTTACTTGTTTACCATTTTTCACAGCGTTTATTAATGCTGAAGCTATTTGGCTATCGTTGGCAAGCCGATACACTGTAATTTTTATGGCACGCACTTTTGGATCTAAGGCGGCTTCCCTTAAAAACTTGGTAACATATGTGAAGGTATGGTAAGGTGTGTAGATCAAATAATCCTTTAGGGCAATCTTATCCAAAAGACTTCCCTTCATACTCAGGCCCTTAACAGGAAGTGGTTCAATTTTTTGATACATCAAATCCTGTCTTCCCAAACTTGGAAAGCCCATATAATCCCTTCTATTATGGTACCTGCCTCCCGGAATGACACTATCGGTATCAATAATGTTCATTTTTTCCTTAAGAAACTGCAAGGTATCCTTATCTATGTGTTTGTCATAGACAAAGCGAACTGGATCACTAATTTTTCTATGTTCTACGCTTGAAGAGATTTTCTCTATAAAGCTTTTGGTAAGGTCATTGTCAATGTCCAATTCAGCATCACGGGTAATTTTTATCATATGGGCTGTAATGGATTCAAACTCAAACATGGTGAACACACTATCCAAACAAAACCGGATAAGGTCATCTAAAATGATGATGTAATTTTTTTCTCCTTGTTTGGGAAGCTCAATAAATCGGTCAATGCCTTTGGGTATTTCAATTAGGGCATATCTATTGTTTCCATAGGTTCCAAGTGCTTCGTCGTTCTTCATTACCATTTTTACTGCCAAGTAAGCAGCTGTGTCCTTTAACAATGGAAATTCTGTTAGGTCGTTTAAGATAATGGTCATCAACTCTTGGTTGACTTTTTTGAAGAAGTACTCCCTTATAAACTCGGCTTGACTTTCATCAACCTCACTTTCATCTATAATAAAAATGTTCTCCGTTTTAAGTTCTTCTTCAATGCTATTTAGGATCTCAAGACTTCTGGCTTGTTGTGCAATTACAATCTTTGTGATTTCTTCCAACAGGTCTTGGGCCCTTTCACCCCCTAAAACACTTTTACCTTTTTTACCAGCATCCACTATACGTTTTACAGTGGCATATCTAACCTTAAAAAATTCATCTAGGTTGTTACTGAAAATTCCCAAAAACCTGAGACGATCTATCAACGGTACTTTTTTGTCCGCGCTCTCCTGAAGCACCCTCGCATTAAAGTGTAACCAACTGATTTCTCTATTTATATATTCGTTCTTTACTTTGACCATTTACTGCTTTAAGTGTTTTGGGAAAATAACTTGCTCCGTAGCCCCTTTTGAAATTCCAGACCATTCTGCGACATCAAATTTAATCTGTACAAGTCCGGAAGTGGGAACATTTTCAATATACTGATCTCCCCAAGAATTTGCAAGGGAAGTGTACGCATAATTATGACCGAAAATCATTACAGTATTCAATTTGTTATCTAAACTTTCAACAAAACTTTGTACACTTTGTCCTGAAAAATCATAAAGAGCCTCATTAACTTGAAAATCATTCAAACTAAAACCTAGGTTACGCATAAAAATCATGCTGGTATGTAGAGCGCGGTTTGCAGGACTGGAATATGCGAAATCTATAACACAGTTTTCATTTTTAAATCTCTCAGCTACTAAATGAGCATCGTTGATTCCCCGTTCTTTGAGGGGTCTATCTTTATCCGATACCTCGTAATCCCATGAGGATTTTCCATGTCTTACCAAGACAATTGTTTTCATTTTTATCTTTTTTATCATCCATCAAGTACTTAAAAATGGATTTGATAGTGAATTTCAGTACAAAAATTTAGGGTTGTAAGCGTTCTATCTTCCAATTTAGGTCTTCCTGCAAAGTATATCTAATCCTATCATGAAGACGATTTGGGCGCCCTTGCCAAAACTCCATTGCAATGGGTCTCACTAAATATCCTCCCCATTGTTCTGGTCTTTCAATCTCTTTCCCCTGATGTTTCTTTTCCAACGCAATCAATTTGGCTTCCAGTAGCTCTCTTGATTCTATTACTTCACTTTGGTTGGAAACTATGGCACCTAGCTGACTTCCAACAGGTCTGGATTCAAAATAGCCATCTGATAGATTTTCTGCCAATTTCTCCGCTTGGCCTTTTATGATAACTTGACGTTCCAGATTTGGCCAAAAAAATGATAGGCAAACCGATGGGTTCTCTTTGATGGCTTTGCCTTTTTCGCTCTGGTAATTGGTATAAAAAATGAATCCTTCATGAGTGTAACGCTTCATTAAAACAACCCTATTTTTTGGGTATCCGTCCAAACCAATGGTTGAGACCGTCATTGCATTGGGCTCCTCCAATCCATCAGTAGCTTCCACCTCATAAAACCACTTTTGAAATTGCTCAAAAGGGTTTTCCTTAATGGAGTTTTCCATTAGTTCACTCTTTTCGTATGATTTTCGATAGCTACTTAAATCTTTTTGCATAATCCACAAATAGGAATACACAAATTTCAGCAAAAGAAAGGAGATTAAAAAAGGTTGACGCTCTTTGTTTTACTAACTTAAAAGCTAAATATCAAAGGATTTACCGTCATCCGCCAATTCTACATGAGGAAATACTTGCAACGCTTCCTCTTTAAACAGGTCAATGGACTTATATCTTGTAGAATAGTGTCCCAGAATGAGGTTCCCTGCACTGGCCTTTAAAGCAATTTGAGCAGCTTGTTTGGCCGTGGCATGCTTTGTTTTTTGGCAAAGACCGGAATCTTTTTCCAAAAAAGTGGACTCATGATATAATGTGTTTACGTTCTTAATTAAGGGTAAGATAGCTTCCTTATAGGCCGTATCACTACAAAAAGCATAGCTTTTTGGTTCTGGCGGGTCTAGAGTCAATGCTATATTAGAAATTACTTTTCCATTTTCAGAAATACCGTCCGCCCCATTCTTGATTTTATGATATTGACTTCTGTCTATTTTAAGTTTCTCGGTGGCATCAACATCCAATGTTCTAGGAAGCGGCTTTTCCTCAAACAAAAAACCATTGGTATAGACTCTGTGATCTAAAGGGATTGTGCGCACACTAACTTGTTCGTCTTCAAAAATAAGCTCTGATTCTTTGGAATTCAGTTCATGGAAAATTAAAGGATAATTGGTCCAGGAATCTCCCAATTTTAAAAGCAACGTAACGGCTTCCTTTATTCCTTTTGGGCCGTAAATATGCATTTCCGTTTCCCTTCCTAGCAGTCTAAATGTTGAAATCAAACCAGGCAATCCAAAAAAATGGTCCCCGTGCAGGTGGGATATGAAAATATGTTTGATTCTGGAAAACTTTATTTTACATTTTCTGAGTTGTACCTGAGTTCCTTCACCACAATCAATTAAAAACAAATGATTCCTCACTTGAAGAACTTGTGAGGTTGGGTTTGTGAATGTTCTAGGGGTAGCGGAATAGCATCCAAGAATAGTTAATTTCATATTCCCAAGTCCCGTTCTATTTCTTCCATTTCAATAAGGTCTCTGGCTTCCTGTAGAGTTGGCACAACGCTAATTTTGTCCGTTATTTCATTGAAAGAAACCTTATTGGTAACCAAAACAAAGGATTTGTTGGCATTTTTATGGGTATTGGAGATTTCCAAGAACTCCAAAATATCCCCCGAAGTTAATTTGCTAAAAGAAAATAAGTTTACAACAATGTTGTCATGCTTTAATTTAGGATAGGCCTTCTCCAAATTCTCCAAGAATGTGGCAATTGAGATTTTTTCTTGAAAAACCATTGTTGTTGTACCTTCTTTATTAAAAACCATCTTATTTTATTTTTGCCGCTAATAAATAGATTACTGCCATGCGAATGGCCACCCCGTTCTCAACCTGCTCCAATATAATGGATTGATTGGAATCTGCAACATCACTTGTAATTTCTACCCCTCTATTTATTGGTCCAGGATGCATGATTACAATTTGCTTGTTCAAGCTGTTCAATAGCTTTTTGGTTACCCCAAATTGTTGGGTATACTCTCGTGTTGAAGGGAAATAACTAATATCCATTCGCTCGTTTTGCACACGTAGCATATTTGCTACATCACACCATTCCAAAGCCTTTCTTAAGTCAGTTTCAACCTTCACTCCTAGCGACTCAATATGCTTGGGAAGTAATGTTCTTGGTCCACATACTTTCACATTAGCTCCTTGTAATTTTAAAGCAAAGATATTGGAGAGTGCTACTCGGGAATGTAAAATATCACCAACTATCACAATGTTTTTACCTCCAACATCTCCAAGCTTTTCTCTTATGGAATAGGTGTCCAACAATGCCTGGGTTGGATGTTCATGGGCTCCGTCTCCAGCATTTATTATGGACGCATCCACATGTTTTGAGAGAAATATTCCTGCTCCTGGGTTTGGATGGCGCATCACCACCATATCCACTTTCATAGAAAGAATGTTGTTTACGGTATCTATGAGTGTCTCCCCCTTTTTAACGGATGACTGCGAAGCAGAGAAATTAATGACATCTGCTGACAGTCGTTTCTCAGCCAATTCAAAAGAGAGTTTTGTGCGCGTACTGTTTTCAAAGAAAATATTCGCTATTGTTATATCCCTAAGTGTAGGTACTTTTTTAATAGAACGATTAATGACTTCTTTAAAATGGTCTGCTGTTTCAAAAATGAGGTCGATATCCTTTTTGTTCAGATACTTAATTCCTAGTAAGTGATTTACACTTAATTCACTCATTTTAATTTATTTGCTTACTAAATACACAATATCTTTTCCGTCATTTTCCTCCCACATCACCTTTACTTTTTCTTCATTTATAGCATCTACCTGCCTCCCCCTATAATTCGGTTGGATTGGTAAATGTCTACTAAACCTTCTATCGATTAAGGTTAACAATTCAATATCAGATGGTCTTCCAAAGGATTGAATTGCCGTTAAAGCAGCTCGTATGCTTCTTCCAGTGTACAGCACATCATCAATAAAAACCACATTTCTGTCCTCTACCAAAAAATCTATTTTGGTCGTATTGGCTTCCAAGGTTTTTTCACCTCGCCTAAAATCGTCCCTATAGAAGGTTATATCCAAGGAGCCAAGGTCTATGTTCTTTACTTTATACTCTTCTTTCAGGATTTTTGTCAATCGTTCTGCTAGAAAAATACCTCTAGGCTGGAGTCCTATAAGTGCGGTATTCGTGAAGTCTAGGTGGTTTTCTAAAAGTTGACAAGCCAACCGGTGCAGTATTATGTTGATTTCTTTTGAAGTAAGAAGTACTTTTTCACTCATTTGCTATGCGACCGACTCATTTGTATGCAAAAGTAAACAATTCTGCAAAAAGGAAAACAACATAAAAAAAGCCCCGATTTTACAATCGAGGCTCAAAACTTATACTGATAAAATTATAGCTTACTTCTTTTTAGAATCTGCTTCCATTTTATCTTTCAACGCTTGCAATTGCGAGTTTGCATCACCAAGAGTGGTTTTGGACTCCTCTGCAGAAGCAGCAGCCTTTCTTTTAGCTGTGCTTACGTTGCGTTCTTCTTGTTCTCTAAAGATTGCCGTATGACTTGCTACCACACGTTTAAAATCTTTATTGAACTCAATGATCTTAAATTCTACTTCTTCACCTTTGCCAACTTTCTTGCCATCTTCTTTCTCCATGTGTCTTGAAGGAACAAATCCTACAATATCCTCATTGAAGTTAACGGTAGCTCCCTTATCAACAATCTCTGCAATCGCTGCTTTGTGAACAGTTCCTTCTGCAAACTCAGCAGAATATTTGTCCCAAGGATTCTCGGTAGTTTGCTTATGACCAAGGCTTAATTT contains:
- the pdxH gene encoding pyridoxamine 5'-phosphate oxidase — translated: MQKDLSSYRKSYEKSELMENSIKENPFEQFQKWFYEVEATDGLEEPNAMTVSTIGLDGYPKNRVVLMKRYTHEGFIFYTNYQSEKGKAIKENPSVCLSFFWPNLERQVIIKGQAEKLAENLSDGYFESRPVGSQLGAIVSNQSEVIESRELLEAKLIALEKKHQGKEIERPEQWGGYLVRPIAMEFWQGRPNRLHDRIRYTLQEDLNWKIERLQP
- a CDS encoding ribonuclease Z; protein product: MKLTILGCYSATPRTFTNPTSQVLQVRNHLFLIDCGEGTQVQLRKCKIKFSRIKHIFISHLHGDHFFGLPGLISTFRLLGRETEMHIYGPKGIKEAVTLLLKLGDSWTNYPLIFHELNSKESELIFEDEQVSVRTIPLDHRVYTNGFLFEEKPLPRTLDVDATEKLKIDRSQYHKIKNGADGISENGKVISNIALTLDPPEPKSYAFCSDTAYKEAILPLIKNVNTLYHESTFLEKDSGLCQKTKHATAKQAAQIALKASAGNLILGHYSTRYKSIDLFKEEALQVFPHVELADDGKSFDI
- the ppk1 gene encoding polyphosphate kinase 1 — its product is MVKVKNEYINREISWLHFNARVLQESADKKVPLIDRLRFLGIFSNNLDEFFKVRYATVKRIVDAGKKGKSVLGGERAQDLLEEITKIVIAQQARSLEILNSIEEELKTENIFIIDESEVDESQAEFIREYFFKKVNQELMTIILNDLTEFPLLKDTAAYLAVKMVMKNDEALGTYGNNRYALIEIPKGIDRFIELPKQGEKNYIIILDDLIRFCLDSVFTMFEFESITAHMIKITRDAELDIDNDLTKSFIEKISSSVEHRKISDPVRFVYDKHIDKDTLQFLKEKMNIIDTDSVIPGGRYHNRRDYMGFPSLGRQDLMYQKIEPLPVKGLSMKGSLLDKIALKDYLIYTPYHTFTYVTKFLREAALDPKVRAIKITVYRLANDSQIASALINAVKNGKQVTVQIELQARFDEQANIEYANQLQAEGINLIFGVPGLKVHSKICLVEREEAEGIKRYGFISTGNFNESTAKIYTDYTLFTAHEGILKEMNKVFEFFETNYKINKYKHLIVSPHYTKSTFIKLIDNEIANAIVGKEAYIKIKMNSLTSYKMVDKLYEASKAGVKVQLIIRGVCCLIPGVEGMSENIEAISIVDKFLEHPRLFIFGNQGDPKIYISSADWMTRNLDFRVEVGCPIYDEDIKQELLDTFNISWRDNLKARIFSEKQDNAYRSIKADESELRSQFELYDYYQKKLES
- the pyrR gene encoding bifunctional pyr operon transcriptional regulator/uracil phosphoribosyltransferase PyrR translates to MSEKVLLTSKEINIILHRLACQLLENHLDFTNTALIGLQPRGIFLAERLTKILKEEYKVKNIDLGSLDITFYRDDFRRGEKTLEANTTKIDFLVEDRNVVFIDDVLYTGRSIRAALTAIQSFGRPSDIELLTLIDRRFSRHLPIQPNYRGRQVDAINEEKVKVMWEENDGKDIVYLVSK
- a CDS encoding SixA phosphatase family protein; translation: MKTIVLVRHGKSSWDYEVSDKDRPLKERGINDAHLVAERFKNENCVIDFAYSSPANRALHTSMIFMRNLGFSLNDFQVNEALYDFSGQSVQSFVESLDNKLNTVMIFGHNYAYTSLANSWGDQYIENVPTSGLVQIKFDVAEWSGISKGATEQVIFPKHLKQ
- a CDS encoding aspartate carbamoyltransferase catalytic subunit, producing MSELSVNHLLGIKYLNKKDIDLIFETADHFKEVINRSIKKVPTLRDITIANIFFENSTRTKLSFELAEKRLSADVINFSASQSSVKKGETLIDTVNNILSMKVDMVVMRHPNPGAGIFLSKHVDASIINAGDGAHEHPTQALLDTYSIREKLGDVGGKNIVIVGDILHSRVALSNIFALKLQGANVKVCGPRTLLPKHIESLGVKVETDLRKALEWCDVANMLRVQNERMDISYFPSTREYTQQFGVTKKLLNSLNKQIVIMHPGPINRGVEITSDVADSNQSIILEQVENGVAIRMAVIYLLAAKIK